The following nucleotide sequence is from Primulina tabacum isolate GXHZ01 chromosome 2, ASM2559414v2, whole genome shotgun sequence.
GTAAATTCGTGTCATATCTTCGgggaaaaaagaagaaaaggaaaaaaaaaacaaatattatgACCTTTCAACTATTAAAAAATACTGGTGTAAGAAGAAAGTAAACTACAAACCGAAGGAGCAAAGGTGTCCCAAACGGTTGGAGTTCTTGAGTATATATGAAAGTCAACATTGAGAATAATATATTGATGTTTATAGTCCATATATATGATAGTATAAATTTCATCAGGGGGTAATTTTATTCGGATTTATGGATAATACTATTCGGATATCACGTACATCATTGGAATATTGGAAATATATTTAAGAAACTCAGTATTGAATTATTAATTAGATTATACGTACGATACATAAAGTGAACTAAAGATTTAATGCTCACATATCAGAGATCTAAAATTTGGAAATAGTTGGATATTTGGACTCTGAATAAAGTCGCATAGTTTTATCGCCGGTAACGATCATTCTAAGATTGCAATCCGTCAATAAATTATGTATACAATATTTTAAAGATTGAGATGGTGATAATGGCAAACAATGTCATGGTACATTAAAATTTCACagagaaaataataatttcatccaatggttaactaattaataaaaaaatcatatgagacgttaaaataaattttgtgacATTCTAACTCGATCTATGAAAACACATTATTTTTAatcctaaaaatattattttttattctagaTATGAAACGAGTCGATCAtctcatgaatataaattcacGAGATCGTCTAACAAAATATGttctcataaaaaaatatatcttaaTCTAATAGTTTGGTTTCTCTTGTACTTTTAGTTTTTTTGTTCACAAGTATTTAGATATATCAACAATATTTAGCGTTATATCATCACATCAACAATATCCAGCTACATGTCAATACCAAcgaaaaaatactaaaaatgtacAAGAAGTCAAGCTATTACACCAATACATATATTTGGctaattacaaaaaaattataaaagtgtttcaaaattttttatattaattgatttaattattatagAAAATAActataagaaaaaaaatagacacacacacaacaTGGGCTTTTTACTCTTATATATCAACGTGGAAGTTTGACcgattatttttttcttcttgtgGATCGACTAGGGTTATTCTTTATTGTGTTTGACTTGTATCGAAGAACAGCGGAGTCAATAATGGAGAAAAATTAAAGGTCGAATTTAGATGGATAGATTTGAAATATATGAATTTTGATTATATTTGTATTGATAACAATGAAATAATAGATCAAATATTGAGTCCATAacctatttatttatttaagacaaaaaacttgtgtgaaacgatctcacatgtcgtattttatgggagaaatatcttatttgggtcatttatgaaaaaatattactttttatgctaagagtatcactttttattgtgaatatcggtagtattaacccgtctcacagataaagattcacgagaccgtctcacaagagacctactctttattTAAACATTAGTTACacaaaatttgaatgaattTCAATTGATTTAATCATTTGGTGAACTTGAAATTCATCATAATTAACATAAAACActatataaaatatggaaaaatgaTTTTGAAGTTTACGATcttgtttttttaaaactaCAAACAAACATttgaataaatttgaaatttatcgaTTCAAACACAAACTTAGCTagagaaaatttatattttacatAATAACCTTAGCATGACACTCAAAATGCCAAATACTGGTAATATATACATGCGCTTATGCAGATAGCCAAAACGAATTGAGAATTCTTCGTCTCCGTTTGAAAGTTGGAAAAGTACAAACACAACTATTAGTCGCCACGGATTTGCATGAAACCAAGATTATAGGAAAACAGAAGAGTTATCCCCTAGCTTAGTGATATTGCGCGGTAAGGTGCTCTTCCCATTCAAGAAATTAGAATACCAACGAGCAGAAAGCTTCGGATATCTTTTCAAGTCTTTGTCATCCAAATCTACATAGCACATCCCAAAGCTTGAGTCGAAGCCATCCAATAACTCTAGACAATCTAACAAGGACCATGCAAAGTATCCCTTTGTGTTTGATCCGTTCCTTCAAGCATAAAGATGGGATTCAAGGGGAAAATTTAGAAGAAAAGGCCCAAGGATAAGGATATGCTAATGTTTGTTCCATGTAATGTAATGTTTTCAAGTGCTCGGTTAGACTTTGTTTGGTCTCACCTCAGAGCATCAAGCGTTGCCCCAATGTAACCATGCAAATAGTCAACCCGTGTTGTGTCATTCAAAGTTTGATTGCGTTTTGTCTTCTGACCTGCGAAATAGTtcaaacataaattttttatgaatgaatttgtAGACACATAAATCCTCAATTCACAGGAGAATTTGTAGACATCGATGATAAGCCAAAAAAAGGCAAGTACACCTTCAATATAGCATAAAATGGCGCCAACATTCTGCATTGAGATCAGATTTTCAGATAATACTGCATTGGTGAATATATTCGAAATAAAATAGTTACTGAGCCAAAAGTGTAATCTCCTGTTGTCTCGTTATCAAGGTCTCAAGTGTTGCACATGTATAGAAAATGGAAGTGAAGATGTTTAATATATACAAGCTCATTTGCTTATGATGATACAAACGAACACGCATGTGTGCGTGTGAGGGAGAGAGAGAGAACCATTTTCGTGGACGTATACAGGGGGGTTGCCATAAACTTGTTTTAGATACTCCAGCAGCCCATAAAGACCCCAAGGACGCACAGCATActgagataaaaaaatttaaaaattaaaaaactcCATGATAGCAAGTTATTTAATAGAGATATATCCACGATATTGCTCTTCAAACTTCACCTCTTCTGGCAGCGGCAGAGGGGGTTTTTTCTCTACAACCACTGAAAAATGAAACTAAAGAGTAAGTGCGTTGCTAACATAAAATATCAGTTCACATAGACAGGTACATGTATGAACAAAGTAATTAAAGTGCCTGAAATGGCAATTCCAAAGTCCAATCTTCCTAAAGAAAGAACATTGGAAAAGCTATGACGCGGATGAATCTAATGAAACAGCGTGAATTGTGCAAGGAATCCAGATAATCTTGAGATCAATTTCGAGAAAAATCAAGTAAAGACAAGTTAATCGCAGAAGTTATACATACTTTTTAACTCAATTGCCATGTCAGCAATTAAATCCCTGTTAGCTGTTTGAAGGGCAGCCGGATAGTCCTTGACAAGAATGGTTGTGTAGTGGTTCACTCCTATAAAGTCGATGGCACCCTTTATTTGCTCCAACTCATCCTTCGTGAAAAGTGGAATTCTTGTCCCAGCATTCTTTTTTACTATTTCAGGATAATCTCCAAAAAACAGGGGATCAAGTAACCTGGAGGATGTATCAGTAAGATCCGGGATAGAATTTTCTTGAATTCCAAATGAAAATTAGAGATCCCTGGGACACAtagaatgaaaaaaaaaaaaaaaaattcaattttgtcAGGTATAAGAACAGGCTATCTTACCAACCCGTATAAAAATCATTAGCTCTTTGAGTTGCAATTACATCCTCTTTTGAATTGCTGTAAGGAACCATCCATATGTTATAGATGTTAAATCCAATATAACCTTTCTGTGTGGCCTGCATCGAAAAATGTCCGCCTTGAGACAACGTGATTACACAAACTCGAGCACGTTTTAGCTTCTCTTACGCTACATTTCTTTTATTAATTACCAGATTTTAGAAGCAAACCATAaactcccatttccactcacaCGCCATTTGataaacatgaacatgaacatgaactttAGGACTCGAGAATATAAGCTAATAGTTTCACCGACCAAAAATGATCAGTAAAATTCAGAAATTGTACCTTGTACTTTTCCTTATAGAGTTTCACAACAGCTGAATGAGCCAGCAAGATATTATGCCCCACAAGATATGGTTCAGTAGTGGAATTACCCTTCGAACAAAGATTTGAGAACGGGATTGAACACCGTCCTGGGGGCATAAGCCCTTGGTCATAACCGCCAATCGCAAATATATTGGCTTCATTGACAGTGGTCCAGTACAAAACCCTGTCACCAAATTCCCTGAAACATACATCAGCATAGGCGGTGAAGTCCTTCCTGTGGATACAAACAGAGAGTTAGCAGACAAAGAAAACATAATATGTTGCACTCACGTGTCAATGAATTCATACATACACTATCTTTCTGCTGATCCATCCATCATACTCGTCTTCAAGCACTTGTGGGAGATCAGCATGATGCAAAACAACATGTGGTTGGATTCCTGCGTGAGTACAAATGTGCAAATTTGTGAACATGCAAGTGAAATAGAAAAAGTTGCTGACTAAATTTTGAAGGAAATCCAGTAATCACCATGGCTTATTAGTTCATTGATGAAGTTATTATAGAATTGCAATCCCAGAGGATTTACTGGTCCTCTTCCATCTACAGGAAAGCGAAAATCATATaagtaaaacaaataaaaaactGCAGGTTTCTCATCTCTTATCATGGCGCAAGTAAACATACTGGGAATGAGTCTTGACCATGATATGGAGATTCTAAAAGCTTCCAAACCCATGTCAGACATCAATTTTATATCTTCCTGCAACAGTTGAGTAGCCTTCATgcatattttacatttttgaaTAATTATAATCATCGTGCAGAAAATCAAAGTATATGCTTTTATAAGATCCATGCGTCTCCCAAATTCCTATTTCCATTTATCCATAAAGTTTGCAGAAATGAAGAAATAGTGATGCTGATCACCTCCAGAGAATAGGGAAGAATTTAGAGAACAAAAATAACATTGAACATAGGAACACATTTTCTGATAATCTGTATTGTGTAGTCTGTAGAGGCAAAGCACAACCATGATGAGCTTCTAGGATAATTTCCCTTACAGTTAAAAACTTATCGAATTTAAGAACGTTGAAACGTATCTGTTCGCTCAAATTTTCAAATCCAATGTGCTTTTTGCGCCTCAGGCATAAAGAAAATCATGATATGAGGAAAAATGTTATTCTTAAATCCTTCCATGGCTGAGAGTAAACACCTTGTACTTGTGATATCCGTCACATGTTACGTCACCATTGGCTCCATCAAAgcgatctgaaattttgagtaaGAATAGAAGTATATCCATTATCAAATTACGTTAGACATTGTGGCAACTTCTCAACTCATCACCCATCTCTTTGTTCAAAAATAAAGTTATTTATGGTATTTCAAGTATTTAAAAGATACTAGTAGATGATGAAAGTGGAGTTCAAACCAGAATGAGAAAAGGTGTCCCAAACGCCTGGGGTCCTTCCATCCTCAAATGCTGCACCCTCGTACTATTTTTCATAATGTTTCAAATGATTATCCGGAGTTGAATATGTCAAAACGCAACACTAAAAACTCATAGAATCCATTTCACAAGTTAACAGCAGATAATATGCTATACGGTCAGGGGCAGAGCCAAAGGCTCCTATACCCGAGCTTTAGCTCGGGTgacccaatttttttaaaaaaattatatgtaaattttatataattttggaataatataatattagtccGGATATatcaatttaatatattaaaaaattaaagagtttaaaattttaatccgGGCGGAACCTTATTCTAGCTCCGCCACGTTATGGATATCTTATATCGTTATCCTAGTATCATTGAATGATTCGGCTCCCTCATATTTTCATTGGAATCCCCATGTGTTTTGATTCCAGAACCTAGTTCTATCAATGTCATTGAGGAGAAACACTGCGGAAAATAGCACAGACGAAAGTGCAAGTTAAATTTCCATTTATGAGCTACCCATTTATCATCTTGACGCCCTCAAATTTCGGATATATATCCAGGATAACTCTGCCAAGATTCTTAATAAGCCCGGAAACAACAGTAGTGAAAGGGAGAGAAATCAACTAACTTGGTAAGCTGCAGTTCCAGAACCGAAAACGAAGTCCGCCGGAAAATCAGCTCTATTGTACTGATCAGCACCGAGGACCCCGACTGCAGCGGCAAATGCCACTGCAAACAGCAAACACAACGTATTAAAGCTCAATCCGCACATAACTCGTGAAGAACAGACGGGTCTCGCTCCAACTACACAGCCGTTGGCGTATGGCATAGCAGTTGTGTACATAAATACTTCACAATCACTGTTTCAATCAAAACATTATcaagaatttaaaatacatgagaACCCAGCCGTCCCAATAAAAATGAGAGGAAATGGCCGCGAGTAAACCAACGTGGAAGATCGACTTTCTATAAAATATTGAAATCGTCGCTTTCGGGGAAGGAAGAGAGTGGAGGTGAGGGGGTATATTGGTCAtagatttttaatgattttcatGGATTAAAAAATTTAGAGATATTTAAATTACACTTTTATATAGTTTATAAAGTTTAGTGGTAttcaatataattttttgtagaattttaaaaagtcatgtggtattcaaacttgatttttaaaaactctacaaaagtctataggtattcaaaatgtcaatattgacttttaatgactctatgGAATTCTATTAAGTATAAGAATTATAGCATAAGGTATAACGATAAAATGTCAACAAAAGTCTTTGATTCAACCTAAAGATTTGGATGTACATTTAATTGAGAAATCTCtcaaattcaatacaaactttTGTGGGAtgtattcaattcagagttttgatgacttttaatgactttttcaaatgatagacttttaattgagaaatctcccaaattcggtattgttaccgtaccgtatcgaaatattcggtatacttaaaattcggtattgttaccgtaccgtatcgaaatattcggtatacttaaaattcggtaaattcaatatttttttgttatgttaatctcggtataccgaaaattcggtattttttctcACTCCTAACAGGGCTTGTATTGACATGTGCTATATTATACAAATTTCTTTGAAAGAAGTgtcaatttgatgaatttcaaattgaactagataatgaagctcaattgtcttcgtcagcacaagtttatgaaggtgacgactttgatcagttatttaatactcaaaaacaacaacgagcaaatgCTAATGCATGGAGGGATATCATAGCAAATGGAATGTAGAACGATATTGATCAAATTGTCAGtaatgattagattttttttataaaagactactcattattttgagtgttcttttaataaaattttattatgagcttataaaaatattattaattaatatgttaaattgacataaagaattgaaattttgattttaataaattgaatagttcatttgtcgttttcacaaattaaattgatttaacttttacgtaagtaaaattcatttaaattcataaataaaaaaaataatttaaaattgaagaggttatctatgtccaataattattttaaaaaaattaataaaaataaatcacaattataaactacaaaattcacataattctatgaaaaagtttacaaaagtctacaaaaatcttgaaaaaaagtctataagagtatatgaaatttgttttacaattctatgagattccataaaagtcaataaaaatctatcaactccacaaaagttcatcattcaaaaaaaatcattaaaaatcttTGAAACTATAGAATGAATACACCCCATCAGTTATTTTGCTTTACAATAACGTAATCAAAATTTATCCAAATGGACCTATAACTAAtggcttttttttttgttttttgttttaaatcttGGTTTATCGTACTGTTTACTTGACATTAAATAATTGTAATGTGACATTTAAAATTGTTAATATGACCAAAAAAATATTAGGTTGTAACAAAATATTAACGTATCGTGCCAACgctaattttaaataaagtaAAGAAAACAACAACTTGCAGTTTTAAACACAATTTTTCGTAACAATTAGGTGAGGAAAGTTCTAGAGATTCTAGAGATCTTAAAAGGGTCCATGGTTTTTCATTATAATCATGCGTGTAAACGAATTAAATTGGATCGAATATTAGTAAACATTTAAAGTTTCAATTCGACTTCGAGTTCGAGCTAGATTCGAAGCtcgaaatttttaaatttttttgttcgaTTTCGGCTCGAAATGAAGTTTGAGTTCGGCTTGAAATGTTTGAAACATATTCACGAGCTATTCGAAATATTGATCGGATATTTAAATTCGTGAATTAAGGTTCGAAAGCTCGAAACATCCTAAAtggtagatatatatatatataacaaaaattaatttcttgtGATTTCAATCAACTCTTCTTCACAGGATCGATTGTTCTACGTATTTAACACgaattgattaattacaacacacaGAGATTAGAGATT
It contains:
- the LOC142523720 gene encoding beta-glucosidase 10-like isoform X2; this translates as MYTTAMPYANGCVVGARPVCSSRVMCGLSFNTLCLLFAVAFAAAVGVLGADQYNRADFPADFVFGSGTAAYQYEGAAFEDGRTPGVWDTFSHSDRFDGANGDVTCDGYHKYKEDIKLMSDMGLEAFRISISWSRLIPNGRGPVNPLGLQFYNNFINELISHGIQPHVVLHHADLPQVLEDEYDGWISRKIVKDFTAYADVCFREFGDRVLYWTTVNEANIFAIGGYDQGLMPPGRCSIPFSNLCSKGNSTTEPYLVGHNILLAHSAVVKLYKEKYKATQKGYIGFNIYNIWMVPYSNSKEDVIATQRANDFYTGWLLDPLFFGDYPEIVKKNAGTRIPLFTKDELEQIKGAIDFIGVNHYTTILVKDYPAALQTANRDLIADMAIELKMVVEKKPPLPLPDQYAVRPWGLYGLLEYLKQVYGNPPVYVHENGQKTKRNQTLNDTTRVDYLHGYIGATLDALRNGSNTKGYFAWSLLDCLELLDGFDSSFGMCYVDLDDKDLKRYPKLSARWYSNFLNGKSTLPRNITKLGDNSSVFL
- the LOC142523720 gene encoding beta-glucosidase 10-like isoform X1, producing the protein MYTTAMPYANGCVVGARPVCSSRVMCGLSFNTLCLLFAVAFAAAVGVLGADQYNRADFPADFVFGSGTAAYQYEGAAFEDGRTPGVWDTFSHSDRFDGANGDVTCDGYHKYKEDIKLMSDMGLEAFRISISWSRLIPNGRGPVNPLGLQFYNNFINELISHGIQPHVVLHHADLPQVLEDEYDGWISRKIVKDFTAYADVCFREFGDRVLYWTTVNEANIFAIGGYDQGLMPPGRCSIPFSNLCSKGNSTTEPYLVGHNILLAHSAVVKLYKEKYKATQKGYIGFNIYNIWMVPYSNSKEDVIATQRANDFYTGWLLDPLFFGDYPEIVKKNAGTRIPLFTKDELEQIKGAIDFIGVNHYTTILVKDYPAALQTANRDLIADMAIELKMVVEKKPPLPLPEEYAVRPWGLYGLLEYLKQVYGNPPVYVHENGQKTKRNQTLNDTTRVDYLHGYIGATLDALRNGSNTKGYFAWSLLDCLELLDGFDSSFGMCYVDLDDKDLKRYPKLSARWYSNFLNGKSTLPRNITKLGDNSSVFL